Within the Photobacterium swingsii genome, the region TAACAAGATGCGCGTTGCCGCATTGGCGTTGCTGGTTGGTGCGGCGACCCAAGTGGTCGCCGCTCCTGCACCCGTTACTGAGCTAAACAGTAGCAGTGCTCAGGGAAATAGCCTTGAGCGATTGGAGCGGATGCTTGAGGCAAGAAACCAAATTCAGATTGATATGCAACGTCAACTTGAACAATTGGCTTCTGAAATGGATGAACTTCGAGGTGTTGTTGAGCGTAACTCGTATGACTTAAGTCAGATGCTAGAACGCCAACGTGAACTGTACCGTGAAGTCGATGCACTAAGCCGCCAGCCGCAAAAAGCAGCAACAGACACTGCGGATAGCCAACCAAAATCCACAGAAACCTACACAAGTAATGTTAGCGAGAACGCCGACTATGAAAAAGCCGTAAACCTTATTCTGAAAGAAAAGGATTACGATGGCGCTGTGAAAGCGTTCGAAGGCTTCTTAGTTGCGTATCCTCAATCGGCTTATAAACCGAATGCCCACTATTGGTTGGGGCAACTTTACTTCACTAAGAATCAGCTGAAACAAGCAGGCGAACAGTTTAAAGCTGTTGCTGATTATAGCGATTCAAATAAGCGCGCCGACGCCTTACTTAAACTCGGTGTGATTGCAGAGCGCAGTAAAAACGTCGAAGAAGCGAAGAAAATGTATCAGGAAGTCGTAAAAACATACCCTGATTCCACCAGTTCTCGACAAGCGCAAGCAAGCTTGAAAAAACTCGGAAAATAATCCGTATCAGACTTCTAGAGGCCAGCACTATGCTGGCCTTTTGTTTATCTATCAGTAACTTTTGTAAGCTATGGCTGATGGCACAGTGACTCTCAGTAAGAAAAGAGGGAAAATAGTACGCTGCTGTGTATAATGACCGGATAGTAAGGACTAGCTGATAGAGCAAGTGAGTAATGAGCTTAACATTCGATCCGTCAGAAACAATCTATCCATTCCCGCCAAAACCTGTGCCATTGAGTGACAGTGAAAAGCAGGAATACATCGCAAAAATTAAAGCCCTTCTTGAGGAAAAAGATGCGGTTTTAGTTGCCCACTATTACACCGACCCAGAAATTCAGGCCCTAGCTGAAAATACGGGTGGCTTTGTTGGTGACTCCCTTGAAATGGCCCGTTTTGGTAATCAGCACCCTGCAAAAACCTTGATTATCTGCGGTGTGCGCTTCATGGGTGAATCTGCAAAAATCCTGACCCCAGAAAAGCATGTACTAATGCCAACGCTTGAAGCTGAGTGTTCACTTGATCTGGGCTGTCCTGCAGATAAATTTACCGAGTTTTGTGATGCTCACCCTGATCATACTGTTGTGGTGTATGCGAATACGTCCGCGGCGGTCAAAGCACGTGCTGATTGGGTTGTTACCTCTAGTATTGCTCTTGAAATTGTTGAACACCTTGATAGTGAAGATAAGAAAATTATTTGGGGCCCAGACCGCCACTTAGGTTCTTATATTGCTAATCAAACTGGCGCTGAAATGCTGTTATGGCAAGGTGAATGCGTTGTTCATGACGAATTTTCAGCTAAAGCGCTTCGTGATATGAAGCACTTACATCCGGAGGCGGCTATTCTTGTTCACCCTGAATCCCCTGCGAGTGTGGTGGAATTAGCGGATGCAGTTGGTTCTACAAGTCAGTTGATTAAAGCCGCGAAAGCGCTTCCAAATCAGAAACTGATCGTAGCGACTGACAAAGGTATTTTCTTCAAGATGCAGCAACTGGTACCAGAGAAAGAGTTGGTAGAAGCACCAACGGCTGGTGCAGGTGCAACTTGTCGTAGCTGTGCGCATTGCCCTTGGATGGCAATGAATGGCTTGAAGGCGATTGAGCAAGCACTTCGTGATGGTGGCAGTGAGCATGAAATCTTTGTGGATGAAGCTCTGCGTGAAAAATCACTCATTCCGTTAAACCGTATGCTGGATTTTGCTGCTGAGCTGCAACTGAAGGTAAAGGGTAACGCATAATTAAGTGACATAGAATCATAATAATGGCGACCAACGGTCGCCATTTTTTTGTGCTACAGTATGGCCATTCTTCAAGTGCAAAGGAAAAAGCATGAGTCAAATGTTATTAACGGTCGCCTTACCAATGGCGCTCGCATGGATGATGTTGTGTGTGGGAATGACACTTAGCATTGCAGACTTTAAACGCGTATCTCAGTATCCATTTAAAGTGATAGCGGCGTTACTGGCACAGCTTGTGGGATTACCATTGCTGGCATACGGCATCATCACTTTGCTAGGGCTACCAGAACCCGTTGCAGTTGGCCTTTGGCTGCTAGCACTTGCTCCAGGTGGAGCATCATCTAATGCGATTACGCACCTGAGCGGGGGAGACTCTGCATTATCA harbors:
- the ybgF gene encoding tol-pal system protein YbgF; translation: MNSNKMRVAALALLVGAATQVVAAPAPVTELNSSSAQGNSLERLERMLEARNQIQIDMQRQLEQLASEMDELRGVVERNSYDLSQMLERQRELYREVDALSRQPQKAATDTADSQPKSTETYTSNVSENADYEKAVNLILKEKDYDGAVKAFEGFLVAYPQSAYKPNAHYWLGQLYFTKNQLKQAGEQFKAVADYSDSNKRADALLKLGVIAERSKNVEEAKKMYQEVVKTYPDSTSSRQAQASLKKLGK
- the nadA gene encoding quinolinate synthase NadA → MSLTFDPSETIYPFPPKPVPLSDSEKQEYIAKIKALLEEKDAVLVAHYYTDPEIQALAENTGGFVGDSLEMARFGNQHPAKTLIICGVRFMGESAKILTPEKHVLMPTLEAECSLDLGCPADKFTEFCDAHPDHTVVVYANTSAAVKARADWVVTSSIALEIVEHLDSEDKKIIWGPDRHLGSYIANQTGAEMLLWQGECVVHDEFSAKALRDMKHLHPEAAILVHPESPASVVELADAVGSTSQLIKAAKALPNQKLIVATDKGIFFKMQQLVPEKELVEAPTAGAGATCRSCAHCPWMAMNGLKAIEQALRDGGSEHEIFVDEALREKSLIPLNRMLDFAAELQLKVKGNA